The Geotrypetes seraphini chromosome 12, aGeoSer1.1, whole genome shotgun sequence nucleotide sequence TTGATCAATTGTAAGTGCCGTCtatgatattaattgtatgtagtattaattttcaattcaagaacagatttattttttttttttaaatgaagctcATCCCTATTCTAGCATAACCTACATGTCAGAGAAAACAATatctttaaattttaaaaaagcaatatTTAGTTATTCTCATACACTGATATCAATTTTTTAATGATAATAAAATattcttttttcttagatatgGACAACTGTATGAAATGCCCAGAGGACCAATGGCCCAATGAAAAAAGAGATGTCTGTGTCCCAAAAATGATAAGCTTCTTATCCCATGAAGAACCTTTGGGAATCATTTTGACACTTATcagcattttcttctttctcatcaCTGCTATCATTCTAGGAATCTTCATAAAGTACCAAGACACTCCCATTGTGAGATCCAACAACCGGAACCTAACCTACATTCTCTTAGTCTCTCTCATGTTCTGCTTCCTCAGCTCATTGATATTCATAGGCCATCCTGATGAAGTGACTTGTGTTCTCCGACAGATTGTCTTTGGAATAATCTTCTCCATCTCTCTATCCGCTGTCCTGGCAAAAACAATCACTGTAGTCATGGCATTCCAGGCCACCAAGCCTGGAAGCAAGCTCCGGAAATGGATGGGTTCCAGGGTCTCATACTCTATAGTCTTTTCCTGTTCCCTTCTTCAAGTTCTCCTGTGCCTTGTCTGGTTGGGTACCACTACTCCATTCCCACATCAAAACATTCATTCAGAAATTGGAATAATATTAATTGAATGCAATGAAGGGTCAGCAATTGCATTTTACTGTGTTCTGGGCTACCTGGGATTTTTGGCTGGTATAAGTTTTATTGTAGCTTTTCTAGCAAGAAATCTACCTGGTAGTTTCAATGAGGCCAAACATATCACCTTCAGCATGCTGATGTTCTGCAGTGTCTGGGTTTCTTTCATCCCAACATACCTGAGCACCAGGGGAAAGTATATGGTAGCAGTAGAAATATTTGCTATTCTGGCCTCTAGTTCTGGAATTCTGGGATGCATCTTTATCCCCAAATGTCACATTATTCTGTTGAGGCCTAACAGAAACAACAggaaatacataataaaataaattgacTTAAACTTCTTTGAGTGGGAAAGAAAGCAAGAATAACATTATCATAGCTTAGAAGAATTTACGGCATTCAtagaagatattacatggcatagtatagatttagcacaaacaagagaaaaatccaacaggaactgcagcaaaaccaagcgaaaagcaaaaaccaaatacaactgcagactatgtacaagatgcaggcactgtttatttcaaactctaatggtatatacaaccttattaccaaccgagggacccgacacggtccgtgtttcagacaacaaaccttcctcaggggtccgtggtagataaggttttgcaa carries:
- the LOC117346197 gene encoding vomeronasal type-2 receptor 26-like, producing MSGVFKSANDSTFFNIVKLKADCEKLQEDLLHRYLKNIHFKNVLGEDIFFDGIGDLAMEYSITNLIFLPNGTVQYKIVGSYKPYAAPGEDFTINENMIVWEASFAQIPPESRCSQSCAPGYRKLTKEGKPVCCFDCIPCPSGEISNETDMDNCMKCPEDQWPNEKRDVCVPKMISFLSHEEPLGIILTLISIFFFLITAIILGIFIKYQDTPIVRSNNRNLTYILLVSLMFCFLSSLIFIGHPDEVTCVLRQIVFGIIFSISLSAVLAKTITVVMAFQATKPGSKLRKWMGSRVSYSIVFSCSLLQVLLCLVWLGTTTPFPHQNIHSEIGIILIECNEGSAIAFYCVLGYLGFLAGISFIVAFLARNLPGSFNEAKHITFSMLMFCSVWVSFIPTYLSTRGKYMVAVEIFAILASSSGILGCIFIPKCHIILLRPNRNNRKYIKERLYAQSEE